The following proteins are encoded in a genomic region of Leifsonia psychrotolerans:
- a CDS encoding 1,4-dihydroxy-2-naphthoyl-CoA synthase, protein MTEQVSELFDPTSWQNVAGFDALTDVTYHHDLSGRVARIAFNRPEVRNAFRPRTVDELHAALEHARTNPRIGVVLLTGNGPSPKDGGWAFCSGGDQRIRGRDGYKYEGDDAHGAPAPTALGRLHILEVQRLIRFMPKVVIAVIPGWAAGGGHSLHVVCDLSIASAEHAKFKQTDADVGSFDAGYGSAYFARQIGQKFAREVFFLAREYSAQRAYEMGAVNAVVPHAQLEEKALEWAYDILTKSPTAIRMLKFAFNAVDDGLVGQQVFAGEATRLAYGTDEAVEGRDSFLEKRDPDWGPYPWQY, encoded by the coding sequence ATGACCGAACAGGTTTCTGAGCTCTTTGACCCGACCAGCTGGCAGAACGTTGCAGGCTTCGACGCCCTCACCGATGTCACGTACCATCACGACCTCTCGGGGCGGGTGGCACGCATCGCCTTCAACCGGCCGGAGGTGCGCAACGCTTTTCGCCCGCGCACGGTCGACGAACTGCATGCGGCGCTCGAACATGCTCGAACTAACCCGCGCATCGGGGTGGTTCTGCTGACCGGAAACGGGCCGAGTCCGAAAGATGGCGGCTGGGCGTTCTGCTCGGGCGGTGACCAGCGCATCCGGGGCCGTGACGGGTACAAATATGAGGGCGACGATGCTCACGGGGCTCCGGCACCGACGGCCTTGGGCCGCCTGCATATTCTGGAGGTTCAACGCCTGATTCGGTTCATGCCCAAGGTCGTGATCGCCGTGATTCCCGGCTGGGCAGCCGGAGGCGGCCATTCGCTCCACGTGGTCTGCGACCTCAGCATCGCCAGCGCCGAACACGCAAAATTCAAGCAGACGGATGCCGACGTTGGCTCATTCGACGCAGGCTACGGCAGCGCATACTTCGCGCGTCAGATCGGGCAGAAGTTCGCCCGTGAGGTGTTTTTCCTCGCTCGTGAGTACTCGGCGCAGCGCGCCTATGAGATGGGTGCAGTGAATGCGGTTGTGCCACATGCCCAGCTGGAAGAGAAGGCCCTCGAGTGGGCCTACGACATCCTGACCAAGTCGCCCACGGCCATCCGTATGCTCAAGTTTGCGTTCAACGCGGTCGACGACGGGCTGGTCGGCCAGCAAGTGTTCGCCGGTGAGGCGACCCGGTTGGCCTACGGCACCGACGAGGCCGTCGAAGGTCGCGACTCCTTCCTTGAAAAACGGGATCCCGACTGGGGCCCGTATCCCTGGCAGTACTGA
- a CDS encoding sigma-70 family RNA polymerase sigma factor, translating into MTTTTVPASPAATRAAYPASSHYSRASTDAFGDYLRLIGKGHLLNAEEEVDLARRIEVGLFADERLSKGEATPEEARELATLAHDGHRAKNDFIESNLRLVVSIAKHYSGRGVPIMDLVQDGNIGLVRAVEKYDFMTGYKFSTYATWWIRQAIHRGMADKSRMIRIPVHTAEKLNKIKRIRRDLTGSLDREPTEREIADVAQMSASDVARLLLYDNEPISLHSPVGDGVGDIAELIIDDDLPQPDEYATITLRAADILFYLEALPPRERSILRARFGLDGDEPHTLDQIALVEGVTRERVRQIEKRALAMLHVPRLERYLRD; encoded by the coding sequence GTGACAACGACCACGGTGCCGGCGTCGCCCGCGGCGACGCGCGCCGCCTACCCCGCCAGTTCGCATTACTCCCGAGCGTCAACCGACGCTTTTGGCGACTATCTGCGTCTGATTGGCAAGGGGCATCTGTTGAACGCCGAGGAAGAGGTCGACCTGGCCCGGCGCATCGAAGTGGGCCTCTTCGCCGATGAACGGCTGAGTAAAGGTGAGGCGACCCCCGAAGAAGCGAGGGAGCTCGCCACACTCGCCCATGACGGGCACCGAGCAAAGAATGACTTCATCGAGTCCAATCTGCGGCTCGTGGTGAGCATCGCGAAACACTATTCGGGCCGCGGCGTACCGATCATGGATCTGGTGCAAGACGGAAACATCGGCCTGGTGCGCGCCGTCGAGAAATACGACTTCATGACCGGCTACAAGTTCTCGACGTATGCCACGTGGTGGATCCGCCAGGCCATCCACCGCGGCATGGCAGACAAGTCGCGCATGATCCGCATCCCGGTGCACACGGCCGAAAAGCTTAACAAGATCAAACGCATCCGTCGCGACCTCACCGGCTCACTCGACCGGGAACCCACCGAACGCGAGATTGCCGACGTGGCTCAGATGTCGGCCAGCGACGTTGCCCGCCTGCTGCTCTACGACAACGAGCCGATCTCACTGCATTCGCCGGTTGGCGACGGCGTCGGCGACATCGCCGAGTTGATCATTGATGATGACCTGCCCCAACCCGATGAATACGCCACAATCACCCTGCGGGCAGCCGACATCTTGTTCTACCTTGAGGCGCTTCCGCCCCGCGAGCGATCGATCCTGCGCGCCAGGTTCGGACTTGACGGCGACGAACCCCACACGCTCGACCAAATCGCACTCGTCGAGGGCGTCACCCGCGAACGAGTACGTCAGATCGAAAAGCGCGCCTTGGCCATGCTTCACGTTCCACGCCTGGAGCGCTACCTTCGCGACTAA
- a CDS encoding ATP-dependent DNA ligase, with translation MNTVTPLYPAQLFPGIRSTAYGLSYPTVWSGAVGKLTYNSMLTADFDDRVLAHIQVVIGAKLRRGEAFYFSWRDDPKSGDGRSAIWIHPGIALTFKYFGGRAPSLNRGWIDALMTTANSSAGLQIVPEPPNLTNDPKG, from the coding sequence ATGAACACGGTCACCCCTCTGTACCCCGCGCAGCTCTTCCCAGGCATCCGCTCAACGGCGTATGGTCTCAGCTACCCGACTGTCTGGAGTGGCGCTGTGGGAAAACTGACCTATAACTCGATGCTGACGGCAGACTTTGACGACCGCGTGTTAGCCCATATTCAGGTCGTCATCGGAGCCAAGCTCCGGCGCGGGGAAGCGTTCTATTTCAGCTGGCGTGACGATCCCAAGTCCGGCGACGGGCGAAGCGCGATTTGGATTCACCCCGGCATCGCGCTGACGTTCAAATATTTCGGCGGTCGCGCGCCCTCACTGAACCGGGGCTGGATCGACGCTCTGATGACGACCGCTAATTCATCGGCCGGCCTGCAGATCGTTCCGGAGCCACCCAACCTCACCAATGATCCCAAGGGATGA
- a CDS encoding o-succinylbenzoate synthase: MLPHLDELLGTARVVSLPLVTRFRGIDSREALLLRGPEGWSEFSPFVEYDDAEAATWLWAALEFGWSPTPPTVRERIPVNATVPAVTPDAVASVLARFPGCRTAKVKVAGPGDTLADDVARVRAVRAALGPAGRVRVDANGLWNLDEAEHAIHALAEFDLEYVEQPCMSIDELAEIRRRTHYLGVPIAADESVRRSDDPLAVARAGAADILVLKAQPQGGIRAALSVSAQTGLPVVVSSALDTSVGIAMGAYLAAALPELEFDCGLGTASLLAADVTSEPLRPAGGSIPVRRVEPDAALLDRYAASPQRRDWWLERLARVYEVVAD; encoded by the coding sequence ATGCTGCCGCACCTCGATGAACTGTTGGGCACCGCACGCGTGGTGTCGTTGCCACTGGTAACCCGCTTCCGTGGAATTGATTCGCGTGAAGCACTGCTTCTGCGTGGCCCGGAAGGCTGGAGCGAGTTCTCGCCGTTCGTGGAATACGACGACGCTGAGGCCGCCACCTGGCTGTGGGCTGCACTCGAATTCGGCTGGTCCCCGACGCCGCCGACCGTGCGTGAGCGCATCCCGGTCAACGCCACTGTGCCGGCTGTCACGCCCGACGCCGTCGCCAGCGTGCTGGCCCGCTTCCCCGGCTGCCGCACCGCCAAGGTCAAGGTGGCCGGTCCCGGCGACACGCTGGCGGATGACGTGGCACGCGTGCGGGCCGTACGCGCAGCCCTCGGGCCAGCCGGCCGGGTGCGCGTCGATGCCAATGGGCTCTGGAACCTCGACGAGGCCGAACATGCCATCCACGCCCTGGCCGAGTTCGATCTCGAGTATGTCGAGCAGCCCTGCATGAGCATCGACGAACTCGCCGAGATTCGGCGCCGCACCCACTACCTCGGAGTGCCGATTGCCGCCGACGAGAGTGTGCGCCGCAGCGACGACCCGCTGGCCGTCGCCCGGGCCGGCGCCGCCGACATCCTGGTGCTGAAAGCGCAACCGCAGGGCGGCATCCGTGCGGCGCTGTCGGTCAGCGCGCAGACCGGGCTGCCCGTCGTTGTCTCGAGCGCCCTCGACACGTCGGTTGGCATTGCGATGGGCGCCTATCTCGCGGCCGCGCTGCCGGAGCTGGAGTTTGATTGCGGGCTCGGCACGGCGTCTCTGCTCGCAGCGGATGTCACATCCGAGCCGCTTCGACCAGCCGGTGGATCGATCCCGGTGCGCCGCGTGGAGCCGGATGCCGCGTTGCTCGACCGGTATGCGGCCTCACCACAGCGCCGCGACTGGTGGCTGGAGCGCCTGGCGCGCGTCTATGAGGTCGTCGCCGACTGA
- the ccsB gene encoding c-type cytochrome biogenesis protein CcsB, translated as MAVYALAFIAFAVDLARRSSAVGAAEVAAASTADARASAQGSAGGTATLTKLSARMSNDAATPYGRSKSLRIGVSLTVLAWVLHLVADVLRGIAAGRVPWANMYEFAMTGTLVIMTVFLIVITRVDLRFLGTFVTGLVLVLLGVAALNFYVEVAPLPPALQSFWLVIHVFVATLGTGFFALGFALSAVQLLQFRREGLLAEGKAMRLKFLATLPSAVTLENLAYRINIIGFILWTFTLMAGSVWAEAAWGRYWGWDTKEVWTFIIWVIYAGYIHARATRGWRGSRSAWLAIIGFSAVMFNFGIVNVFFKGLHAYSGL; from the coding sequence ATGGCCGTGTACGCGTTGGCCTTCATCGCCTTCGCGGTCGACCTGGCACGGCGCTCGTCCGCGGTGGGTGCAGCCGAAGTAGCCGCAGCCTCGACGGCGGATGCCAGGGCATCCGCTCAAGGGTCGGCGGGCGGCACAGCGACGCTCACCAAGCTCAGCGCCCGCATGTCGAACGACGCGGCGACGCCGTACGGCCGGTCGAAGAGCCTGCGCATCGGCGTCTCGCTCACCGTTTTGGCCTGGGTATTGCACCTGGTGGCCGACGTGTTGCGTGGAATCGCCGCCGGACGGGTGCCGTGGGCGAACATGTACGAGTTCGCGATGACGGGCACGCTCGTGATCATGACGGTGTTCCTCATCGTGATCACCCGGGTCGACCTTCGGTTCCTCGGAACGTTCGTCACCGGACTCGTGTTGGTGCTTCTCGGGGTCGCCGCACTGAACTTCTACGTTGAGGTCGCGCCGCTGCCACCGGCATTGCAGTCGTTCTGGCTGGTCATCCACGTGTTCGTCGCCACACTCGGCACGGGCTTCTTCGCGCTCGGCTTCGCGCTGTCGGCGGTGCAGTTGCTGCAGTTCCGCCGTGAGGGTCTCTTAGCTGAGGGCAAGGCGATGCGGCTCAAGTTCCTCGCCACGCTGCCGTCGGCAGTTACGCTCGAGAACCTGGCCTACCGCATCAACATCATCGGCTTCATTCTGTGGACCTTCACCCTGATGGCCGGTTCGGTCTGGGCGGAAGCCGCCTGGGGCCGGTACTGGGGCTGGGACACCAAGGAAGTCTGGACCTTCATCATCTGGGTCATCTATGCCGGGTACATTCACGCTCGAGCGACCCGCGGATGGCGTGGTTCACGCTCCGCCTGGCTGGCCATTATCGGCTTCTCGGCCGTGATGTTCAACTTCGGCATCGTGAACGTGTTCTTTAAGGGCTTGCACGCGTACTCGGGTCTTTAG
- the resB gene encoding cytochrome c biogenesis protein ResB: protein MSRPSDHFDSKPADVGDNITQPKLGFVGWLRWFWRQLTSMRTALFLLLLLAIAAVPGSLVPQRSSDPNGVTQYFRDNPDLAPALDKIQAFDVYSSAWFSAIYLLLFISLIGCVIPRTKHHLLALRAKPPKTPVRLNRLAGFTTRRAPVGTDASAAIDSASALLKSSGYRVARFESVGEKSVSAERGYLRETGNLVFHSALVGILITVGFGSGFGFSGQRVLVEGQTFVNTVSSFDSFNPGRFFDDTSLEPFKLTLDDFQVKYEQKVDTKSFGMPLDFTANVSVTDRGQEPRPGEVKVNHPLRTGGTDIYLLGNGYAPTITVKDPAGAVVFTDSIPFLPQDANLTSVGVVKVPDGLAEQLGMIGFFYPTQDTTASGAYYSSFPDLQYPMLTLNVYKGDLGINDGVPTSVYALDTDKLTQLTGGKTGVDSIELKPGESQELPNGLGSVTFDNQSPDAAVGDFSGTVLRFASFDIHRDPTQGWVLLFAVLVLLGLLTSLFVPRRRVWVKAITNDDGSVRLEYAGLARGEDPTLESAVSSIADKHAAQLPVTEDLAPNPNQT from the coding sequence ATGTCCCGGCCATCTGACCATTTCGATTCGAAGCCGGCTGACGTCGGCGACAACATCACTCAGCCCAAACTCGGCTTCGTGGGCTGGCTGCGCTGGTTCTGGCGCCAGCTGACAAGCATGCGCACGGCACTGTTCCTGCTGCTCCTGCTCGCAATTGCGGCCGTGCCCGGCTCGCTCGTGCCGCAGCGGAGTTCCGACCCGAACGGCGTGACGCAGTACTTTCGCGACAACCCCGACCTGGCACCGGCACTCGACAAGATTCAGGCATTCGACGTCTATTCGTCCGCCTGGTTCTCGGCTATCTACCTGCTGCTGTTCATCTCGCTGATCGGCTGTGTCATCCCGCGCACGAAGCACCATCTGCTGGCGCTGCGGGCCAAGCCGCCGAAGACTCCGGTGCGGCTGAATCGTTTGGCCGGCTTCACCACGCGTCGGGCACCGGTGGGAACGGATGCCTCGGCCGCCATCGACTCCGCCAGCGCGCTCCTGAAATCCAGCGGTTACCGCGTCGCCCGATTCGAGAGTGTCGGCGAGAAGTCGGTGTCGGCCGAACGCGGCTACCTGCGGGAGACCGGCAACCTGGTCTTCCACTCGGCTCTCGTCGGCATCCTGATTACCGTCGGCTTCGGCAGCGGGTTCGGCTTCAGCGGGCAGCGCGTGCTCGTCGAGGGTCAAACCTTCGTGAACACCGTGAGTTCCTTCGACTCGTTCAACCCGGGGCGGTTCTTCGACGACACCAGCCTCGAGCCGTTCAAGCTCACGCTTGACGACTTCCAGGTGAAGTACGAACAGAAGGTCGACACGAAGTCGTTCGGTATGCCGCTCGACTTCACCGCGAATGTCTCGGTCACCGACCGTGGGCAGGAGCCTCGACCGGGCGAAGTCAAGGTCAATCACCCCTTGCGCACGGGCGGCACCGACATCTACCTGCTCGGCAACGGCTACGCGCCAACGATCACCGTGAAGGATCCCGCTGGCGCCGTCGTCTTCACCGACTCGATCCCGTTCCTTCCGCAGGATGCCAACCTCACATCGGTGGGTGTGGTCAAGGTTCCCGACGGGCTGGCCGAGCAGCTTGGCATGATCGGTTTCTTCTACCCGACGCAGGATACGACGGCCTCCGGCGCGTACTACTCGTCCTTCCCCGACCTTCAATACCCGATGCTCACCCTCAACGTGTACAAGGGCGACCTCGGTATCAACGACGGCGTGCCGACATCCGTCTACGCCCTCGACACCGACAAGCTCACGCAGCTCACCGGCGGTAAGACGGGCGTCGACTCGATCGAGCTGAAGCCGGGCGAGTCGCAGGAGCTGCCGAACGGTTTGGGTTCGGTCACGTTCGACAATCAGAGCCCGGATGCCGCCGTGGGCGACTTCTCCGGCACCGTGCTGCGGTTTGCGTCATTCGACATTCACCGTGACCCGACCCAGGGTTGGGTGCTGCTCTTCGCCGTGCTCGTGTTGCTCGGCCTGTTGACCTCGCTCTTCGTGCCGCGTCGTCGGGTGTGGGTCAAGGCGATCACGAACGATGACGGATCGGTGCGCCTCGAGTACGCCGGACTGGCCCGCGGCGAGGATCCGACGTTGGAGAGCGCGGTTTCGAGCATCGCCGATAAGCACGCAGCTCAGCTTCCCGTCACAGAAGACCTCGCCCCCAACCCCAATCAGACTTAG